The following coding sequences are from one Rhipicephalus microplus isolate Deutch F79 chromosome 3, USDA_Rmic, whole genome shotgun sequence window:
- the LOC119162979 gene encoding uncharacterized protein LOC119162979 gives MYQVLIGLMAAAATYATPVAFRPIDTWPAALGIPQATTHDLLDSPSTSERCHLRIETSWMTKHRGTLPDPPTAGYKREPLNQCPLGHGALLGRHSLCSMYQVLIGLMAAAATYATPVAFRPIDTWPAALGIPQATTHDLLDSPSTSERCHLRIETSWMTKHRGTLPDPPTAGYKREPLNQCPLGHGALLGRHSLCSMYQVSYLCRCNCFRSSDDMLFRVSCPINGKWLIWTCYAVSRECMAAALNWSVLEGYDVASQTLLLLAGDIEQNPGPMSVPEREQISKIEEMLKVLQSGQVTVLEKLSGIAKTQDELRKKLDDVITKTNVIEKRLTTLEETEKKFADKLDDLENRSRRTNLVFFGIPDSHPKETWEESENLVKSVCTDVLKLENIAIERAHRLGAYKTERIRPIIASFSGSKSRESVLRNAYRFKGTSYSVSEDFSKAVQEKRRQLWKYSKEKQLDKKNRVHLSYDKLVINGQAFAWDTDMHQPVPLRAHAQILGRK, from the coding sequence ATGTATCAGGTGCTGATCGGGCTCATGGCAGCGGCGGCGACGTATGCTACACCCGTGGCATTTCGACCGATCGACACATGGCCAGCGGCTCTTGGCATTCCACAAGCGACTACGCATGATCTACTAGATTCACCAAGCACCTCGGAGCGGTGCCATCTGCGCATCGAAACGAGCTGGATGACAAAGCATCGTGGTACGCTTCCGGATCCGCCTACTGCTGGCTACAAAAGGGAGCCCCTGAACCAATGCCCACTGGGACACGGCGCTCTTCTCGGCCGTCACTCACTCTGTTCAATGTATCAGGTGCTGATCGGGCTCATGGCAGCGGCGGCGACGTATGCTACACCCGTGGCATTTCGACCGATCGACACATGGCCAGCGGCTCTTGGCATTCCACAAGCGACTACGCATGATCTACTAGATTCACCAAGCACCTCGGAGCGGTGCCATCTGCGCATCGAAACGAGCTGGATGACAAAGCATCGTGGTACGCTTCCGGATCCGCCTACTGCTGGCTACAAAAGGGAGCCCCTGAACCAATGCCCACTGGGACACGGCGCTCTTCTCGGCCGTCACTCACTCTGTTCAATGTATCAGGTTAGTTATTTATGCCGTTGTAATTGCTTTAGAAGCAGTGATGACATGCTTTTTAGAGTGTCGTGTCCCATTAACGGTAAATGGCTTATCTGGACGTGCTATGCTGTTTCTCGCGAGTGTATGGCTGCCGCATTGAATTGGTCTGTCTTGGAGGGTTACGATGTGGCCTCTCAGACATTACTACTCTTGGCTGGTGACATAGAACAAAACCCTGGCCCTATGTCTGTGCCTGAGCGAGAACAGATAAGTAAAATCGAAGAAATGCTAAAGGTGCTACAGTCAGGGCAGGTAACCGTGTTGGAAAAGCTGTCGGGCATTGCTAAAACTCAGGATGAGCTTCGGAAAAAGCTGGACGACGTGATTACTAAAACTAATGTAATTGAAAAGCGCCTTACTACACTAGAGGAAACAGAAAAGAAGTTCGCTGACAAACTAGACGacttagaaaacagaagccggaGAACAAACTTGGTATTCTTTGGAATACCAGATAGTCATCCAAAGGAAACTTGGGAAGAATCCGAAAATCTAGTTAAGTCTGTCTGTACGGATGTATTAAAGCTGGAAAATATAGCAATAGAAAGGGCTCATCGTCTCGGGGCCTACAAAACAGAAAGAATTCGTCCAATAATTGCTAGCTTTTCAGGATCGAAATCAAGAGAATCTGTTCTGCGAAATGCATACAGATTCAAGGGGACGTCATACAGCGTATCAGAAGACTTCAGCAAGGCAGTTCAAGAAAAACGCCGGCAGCTTTGGAAGTACagtaaagaaaaacagctcgacaAGAAAAATCGTGTACATTTAAGTTACGATAAGCTGGTAATCAATGGGCAAGCATTTGCCTGGGATACTGACATGCACCAACCAGTTCCTCTTCGGGCGCATGCTCAGATATTGGGGCGGAAATGA